A DNA window from uncultured Methanoregula sp. contains the following coding sequences:
- a CDS encoding DUF362 domain-containing protein produces the protein MQYDSVQITMGEHVDIFIADAADRYGGVESVLGGFDLSVLAGSAVTIKATYPSADPFPASTHLETLDALYTAIADEKPGKIILAERSSGGETRDVLADLGVIALAKDRGFSIALLDEMERFGWLEIQAPGLHWTRGFYLAAPVMRADHLIQTCCLKTDRYGSHFSLSLKNAVGCIARRVQNLNYDFANELQNSPHQRSMIAEINKFFRTDLVVLDATEGFASGGPERGKLISPGVILASPDRVAIDAAGVALLRAFGTIPDVANGRIFDQEQIARAAELGIGISSADQIRLVPLDPKAEEVAAKMQEQLDAV, from the coding sequence GTGCAGTACGATTCAGTACAGATTACCATGGGAGAGCATGTTGATATCTTCATTGCCGATGCGGCAGACCGCTACGGCGGCGTTGAGAGCGTTCTTGGCGGATTTGACTTATCAGTTCTCGCCGGTTCGGCCGTTACGATAAAAGCAACGTATCCGAGCGCTGATCCCTTCCCGGCCTCGACCCATCTCGAGACGCTGGATGCGCTCTATACTGCGATCGCTGACGAGAAACCCGGAAAGATTATACTTGCCGAACGAAGCAGCGGGGGGGAGACCCGGGACGTTCTTGCCGATCTGGGGGTCATTGCCCTGGCAAAAGACCGGGGATTTTCCATAGCCCTGCTCGACGAGATGGAGCGCTTCGGGTGGCTTGAGATCCAGGCTCCGGGCCTTCACTGGACCCGGGGATTCTATCTGGCAGCACCCGTCATGCGGGCCGATCATCTCATCCAGACCTGCTGCCTCAAGACCGACCGGTACGGCAGCCACTTCTCGCTCTCGCTGAAGAACGCGGTGGGCTGCATTGCACGCCGGGTCCAGAACCTCAATTACGATTTCGCAAACGAACTGCAGAACTCGCCGCACCAGCGCTCGATGATAGCCGAGATCAACAAGTTTTTCCGGACCGATCTTGTTGTCCTGGATGCCACTGAAGGATTTGCAAGCGGCGGCCCGGAGAGGGGAAAACTCATCAGTCCCGGTGTCATCCTTGCATCCCCGGACCGGGTTGCCATCGATGCCGCAGGAGTCGCCCTGCTCAGGGCATTCGGCACGATTCCGGATGTTGCAAACGGGCGGATATTCGACCAGGAACAGATAGCCCGGGCTGCAGAACTCGGCATCGGCATCTCATCGGCAGACCAGATCCGGCTAGTGCCGCTCGATCCCAAGGCAGAAGAAGTTGCTGCAAAAATGCAGGAGCAGCTCGACGCAGTCTGA
- the tsaA gene encoding tRNA (N6-threonylcarbamoyladenosine(37)-N6)-methyltransferase TrmO, with protein sequence MQKTDGTDQPVTFSPLGCIHSPFHDIAGMPIQPNGARGVRGTVEIDDRFVAGLKDLEGFGRIILIYSFHKCTGHELHVTPFLDPAPHGIFATRSPRRPNAIGISVVRLISVNGSTLVIEDVDILDGTPLLDIKPYVPAFDAYPESCCGWFEKVVHKVTSVRSDERFR encoded by the coding sequence ATGCAGAAAACGGACGGGACAGATCAGCCAGTTACTTTTTCCCCTCTGGGATGTATCCATTCTCCTTTCCACGATATTGCCGGCATGCCGATCCAGCCCAACGGTGCCCGGGGGGTCCGGGGAACCGTTGAGATTGACGACCGGTTTGTTGCAGGACTCAAGGATCTGGAAGGGTTTGGCCGGATCATCCTCATCTACTCTTTCCATAAATGCACCGGTCACGAACTGCACGTGACGCCGTTTTTGGACCCGGCGCCCCACGGGATTTTCGCCACCCGCTCCCCCCGGCGCCCGAACGCGATCGGTATATCGGTCGTGCGCCTGATCTCGGTGAATGGATCAACGCTGGTAATCGAAGATGTGGATATCCTTGACGGCACCCCGCTCCTCGATATCAAGCCCTATGTGCCGGCATTCGATGCCTACCCGGAATCCTGTTGCGGATGGTTCGAGAAGGTGGTCCACAAAGTCACTTCGGTCCGGTCGGATGAACGGTTCCGGTGA
- a CDS encoding DUF2124 domain-containing protein: MTPQPALSGVTGILRPFKEYLQSLNLSPGDQIVYYGCVGTCTPFVELLAIAVRGLHLEQVYVPLLEEEKARKLHEVPDAGMQVSSEPAALNPRVLVIMGGLAMPYMPVTKEQVRDLAARHNQAKLAGVCFQNMFEKAGWLDTVEFDLLINAMIEPVIVKRRV, from the coding sequence ATGACTCCACAACCCGCCCTCTCCGGGGTCACCGGCATCCTGCGCCCGTTCAAGGAATACCTCCAGTCCCTGAACCTATCCCCGGGCGACCAGATCGTCTACTATGGCTGTGTCGGGACCTGCACGCCGTTTGTGGAACTGCTGGCCATCGCAGTCCGCGGCCTTCACCTTGAACAGGTCTATGTCCCGCTGCTCGAAGAAGAAAAAGCGAGAAAACTCCATGAGGTTCCCGATGCCGGTATGCAGGTGAGCAGCGAGCCGGCGGCCTTAAATCCCCGCGTACTTGTTATCATGGGAGGACTTGCAATGCCGTATATGCCGGTTACAAAAGAACAGGTGCGCGATCTCGCCGCCCGCCATAACCAGGCAAAACTGGCCGGCGTCTGTTTCCAGAATATGTTTGAGAAAGCCGGCTGGCTGGATACCGTAGAGTTCGATCTTCTCATCAACGCCATGATCGAGCCGGTGATCGTGAAGAGAAGAGTGTAA
- a CDS encoding site-specific DNA-methyltransferase, producing MKGKKIFEYENVCIINDSVFDTTKIPEQSIDLIVTSPPYNVDIKYNSHDDQISYEKYLEFSEKWMRRCYGWLKDDGRFCLNIPLDKNKGGQQSVGADLTNIAKNIVKFKYHSTIIWNEGNISRRTAWGSWMSASAPYVIAPVELIIVFYKKDWKKTSGSKESKIVKKDFMDWTNGLWTFNGESKKKIGHPAPFPVELPRRCIQLFSYVGDTILDPFLGSGSTLVAALQNERKGIGIDIDTRYCHLAIERLQKETGLEINKQSIKERSQKEIILDFFKDNANQDIPNSEIKKWILKSGLKIPYYDKVLRDLAKERVLKRTQNGVFRYESNKKR from the coding sequence TTGAAAGGAAAGAAAATTTTTGAATATGAGAATGTATGCATCATTAACGATAGTGTATTTGATACAACAAAAATTCCGGAACAATCTATCGATTTAATCGTAACTTCACCGCCATATAATGTGGATATTAAATATAATTCTCACGATGATCAGATTTCTTATGAGAAATATCTTGAATTTAGTGAAAAATGGATGCGTCGTTGTTATGGATGGCTAAAAGATGATGGCCGCTTTTGTCTGAATATCCCCCTTGATAAAAACAAAGGCGGACAACAGAGTGTTGGAGCAGATCTAACAAATATCGCGAAAAATATTGTAAAATTCAAGTACCATTCTACAATTATCTGGAACGAAGGGAATATTTCTCGAAGGACGGCCTGGGGCTCATGGATGAGCGCATCCGCACCATATGTAATCGCTCCTGTTGAATTGATAATTGTATTTTACAAAAAAGATTGGAAAAAAACCAGTGGATCCAAAGAATCAAAAATTGTTAAGAAAGATTTCATGGATTGGACGAATGGACTTTGGACATTTAATGGGGAAAGTAAAAAGAAGATTGGACATCCCGCACCATTTCCTGTTGAGTTGCCAAGAAGATGTATTCAATTGTTTAGTTACGTCGGTGACACCATTCTTGATCCATTTTTAGGAAGTGGATCAACACTTGTTGCAGCTTTGCAAAATGAACGTAAGGGTATAGGTATCGATATCGATACGAGATATTGTCACTTGGCAATAGAACGATTACAGAAAGAAACAGGTCTGGAAATCAATAAACAATCAATAAAAGAGAGAAGTCAAAAAGAGATTATTTTGGATTTTTTCAAAGATAATGCAAATCAAGATATTCCAAATTCAGAAATAAAAAAATGGATTTTAAAATCTGGATTGAAAATTCCGTACTATGATAAAGTATTGAGAGACCTTGCGAAAGAAAGGGTATTGAAAAGAACGCAAAACGGTGTATTCCGATATGAAAGTAATAAAAAAAGATAA
- the frhB gene encoding coenzyme F420 hydrogenase subunit beta, with amino-acid sequence MGAELGNYKSCVSARSTDKELLKCAQDGGIVSSLFAFALDEGIIDGAIVAASKEFAAKNPSKVILDSTNFDMIEPWRPIPAIVNTKAELLAAAGTKYNISPNVALLKEATRSFGLDKVGIVGTPCQMQAVRKAQLYPIGMRDVGASIALAVGIFCMENFPYQSILQLVEDHAAMKLESVKKMEIGKGKFWVYGKRGQVVQLPLKVTHKYEQPGCHVCLDYVANLGDISTGSVGSPDGWSTVFVRSKIGDSVWAKAMAAGVFETQPIEKVKPGLELVTKLANEKITKNKATLAGRATFGVDKALRNPYI; translated from the coding sequence ATGGGAGCAGAACTCGGAAATTACAAATCATGCGTCTCAGCCCGAAGCACCGACAAGGAGCTTCTCAAGTGCGCCCAGGATGGCGGTATTGTTTCATCCCTCTTTGCATTTGCACTGGACGAAGGCATCATTGACGGTGCAATCGTTGCAGCAAGCAAGGAGTTCGCAGCAAAGAACCCGTCCAAGGTTATCCTTGACAGCACGAACTTTGACATGATCGAGCCCTGGAGACCAATCCCGGCGATCGTCAACACCAAGGCTGAGCTGCTTGCAGCAGCAGGAACCAAGTACAACATCAGCCCGAACGTTGCACTCCTCAAGGAGGCAACCCGGAGCTTTGGCCTGGACAAGGTCGGTATCGTCGGCACCCCGTGCCAGATGCAGGCTGTAAGGAAGGCCCAGCTGTACCCGATCGGCATGAGAGATGTCGGCGCGAGCATTGCGCTTGCAGTCGGTATCTTCTGCATGGAGAACTTCCCCTACCAGAGCATCCTCCAGCTTGTGGAAGACCACGCTGCTATGAAGCTCGAGTCCGTCAAGAAGATGGAGATCGGCAAGGGCAAGTTCTGGGTATACGGCAAGCGCGGACAGGTTGTCCAGCTGCCCCTCAAGGTGACCCACAAGTACGAGCAGCCCGGCTGCCACGTCTGCCTTGACTATGTTGCAAACCTCGGTGACATCTCCACCGGCTCTGTCGGCAGCCCCGACGGCTGGAGCACCGTCTTTGTCAGGTCCAAGATCGGTGACTCGGTCTGGGCCAAGGCAATGGCAGCAGGCGTCTTCGAGACCCAGCCCATCGAGAAGGTCAAGCCCGGTCTTGAACTCGTGACCAAGCTCGCAAACGAGAAGATCACGAAGAACAAGGCAACTCTTGCAGGCCGTGCAACTTTCGGTGTGGACAAGGCTCTCCGCAACCCATACATCTAA